CTTTAGCTTGTTGTTCGACATATGAAAGTAATTGACTACCTAAACCGTGTCCCTGAATATCTGGTTTGATGGCTATTCTGCTGATCCGCCATTGAGCTAATTCTGAAAAGGCGGCTTGGTTATAATGAGATGCAATATTTTGCGCGATTAAATGTCCTTTTAGTCTCCTTTTTCCTGAGGAAATATCGAATGCTAAATCGCTGAGTCTCTGTCCACCTTCTTCATTTACTTGGGCCACTCCTAAAATATTGTCATTTTGTGTGATAACAAAACATTTAGACTCAGGTGCGTCTAACAGACGCTGAATATCATCAGGACTGGTTTGGTAGTGTGCGTTAATGAGTAAAGAGCAGATGGCAGTAAAATCTGCAGGTGATGTCACTAATTGCTGTTTTGTTAGTTCTTTACATAAAATTGGATGATTAGACAATTCTATTTTTACAGCTGGGGTTTGTTGGTAGCAAAGAGAGTTAAACCAAAATTGTTCTAAAGCATCATTCTTATGCCAGCGAATAGGTTCTTCGAGGTGGACAGTTCTAAACTCCGGCTTTAATTCAGCTAACTTCTTTTTGAATCGAATCTCAAAGCCGCGGCCACTGCCTTCATAACCATGAATCGTGGTAGAAAAAACAATTCGTGTATACTTTTCTGTCATCCTAATTAGTGTCTCAACTGGTATTGCAGCAGCCTCGTCGATCAGTAAAATATCAGCTGTGTTAGGATCTAGAATAAGTTTATCTAAGGGAACAAAACAGAGTTGACTATTTTTGTAACTGAGTTTGTTTTTTTCGAGAATATGTTCGGGTAATAGCCGTTTTGTATGGTGAAATACTTGTTCCGTTGTTGCTATATGGGGGGCTGTAATGATGATATTAATGTTTGAATCTTGCATAAGCTGAGCTGCCGCTATCCCCAACGCCGAGGATTTACCTCTGCCTCTATCAGCTGTTATCACTAAAGGCCTATTGTTTCTTCCTTTAGCCACTTTATAGATAGCTGAAACCGCTAGGTTTTGTTGTGTATATGATTTTTCTGTGCTGTCGGTTTTTAACTTAGAAACAGGAGCAATAAATTGTTCTGCAGTGAATATGGCCACACTAACATCATCTACAAATTTTTTGCCTAGATACTGGTAAAAGTAACTAAAGCAATCGATATGTGAATATCCATAAGATATTCTGTTGTGATGTTCTGGATCACGATAGTTTGGCCAATCTTTTAATTTTGGGCACAATATCACCATTAATCCAGCTGATTTTATCGTGCCACTCAAAGCCATTGCAGCATTAGTCCGAAAGCCATCAAAAGCATCTAAAATAACATAATCATATTCGTGGCCTAATTTACTTCTATAGTCTTTTATATGTATTTGATTATTGTGCCTGTCAGATTGGCCAACCCATAATGTAGCTAGATTATCTAACTTAGCAAAATGTGATTTAACTATTTGTTTGGACCACTCTTGTTCGCCACTAATGACAAGCAACTGTCTATGGCAAGGTGTATTATGGCGAAGGTTTATCCATTGTTGTAATTGACTGCGCAAGGTGACCTAATATATGGGTTATCAAGATATAATTATGCTGCTAGTTTAAGCAAAGTTTAAAAGGAATACGAATGCGTTTTTTATCTAGGCGTTTAGTCATGCCATATGACTTAAATTATGCTAATTCTTTATTTGGAGGACGTGTGCTGCAATGGATTGATGAAGAATCAGCTATTTATGCAATTTGTCAGCTAGAAACGAATGTTTTGGTCACCAAACATATAGGGGCGGTAAGCTTTGAAGCGCCAGCAATGCAGGGGGACGTTGTTGAATTTGGTTTTTTGACAAAAAAAGTTGGCCGCACATCAATAACGGTAACATGTTTGGTGCGCAATAAAATAACCAAAAAAACAATTTGTTTAGCTGACGATATTGTATTTGTGCAACTGAATCCAAGTACACGTGAACCAGAAGCCCATGGAAAAACAATGGAAATTCTTGATTTAAAAGACAAACAAGAGTTAGATATATAAACTATAGACCATGCCAGATAGAATTTTTACCACAGCTCGAAGAGCTCTTTACACCCAAGGAAGACCCTTGTTATACAGACTAGTTTTAATATTATCTTTTAATGCCTTAACGGCTTGTAGTTCCATAGCACAAAATACTATTAATTTCAGTGTGTTAGAAGAATTGCAGCTAGGTGTTGAGTTACAGGAAACATCAGCTTTGTATTGTCCTGAACCCGGTAGTGCCTACACAGTAAATGATTCTGGGAACAAACCGATTATTTATAAAATTAGTGACAGTGGCAAAGTGATAAATCGTCAAGTCATTGATATTAAAAATAGAGATTGGGAGTCATTAACTGGCGACGGCGATCACTTCCACATTGGTGATACCGGAAATAACAACGGCAAAAGAAAGTTCGTGCAAATTCATACTGTAGACAAAAATAGCAATGCTAAACCCAAAAGTACCGTGAAAATATATTATCTAGATAATTCATTAAAGAAAAATGAATATCTTAACCATGATTTCGATTCTGAATCGATTATCAGTATGGGCGGCAAACTATATCTTTTTTCAAAAAGCTGGCGTACCACAACCTTGCATATATATCGTTTAGAACATGATGTATTAGAACAAAAAATAGAACCATTTATATCAATAAAAGGCTTGCCGGGAATAGTCACAGGCGGTGATTATGACGCTAAAAATGAACGATTTATTTTGGTAGGTTATGAATTAAAAGGATTAGGGCGATTTTATCCTTTTGTCACGATTTTAGATAAGCAGTTTCAATTGATTAAATCTTTTGTTTTAAAAAACTATAACCAAGTGGAAGGGCTGTGTGTGACGCCATCTGGTGATGTTTGGATTACCCAAGAAGGCTCATTCTTTTCCACTCAAAAATTAATCAAAATGAAAATTAACTAATAGATATACTTTTATGGTTCTAAAAGTGGCTTGCACCTAATTGTTTGACTGTTAGAATGCCCGCCATTGAGTAAATAAAAATATCTTTATTCAAAACCAAGGGGTGCCTTTTTCGGCTGAGATTGAAATATTTTATATTTCGAACCCTAACACCTGATCCGGATAATGCCGGCGTAGGAATGGTAATACAGTTTAATTTCCCATTTATCTGCCGTAAACCCGGATCTTTTCACTCTATAATGAAGAGATCCTAGAATGAATTTCAGTAAAAAATCTTTAGCTAGTTTAATCAGTGTTGTATTGGCTAGCTCACAAGTGTCTGCACAAAAATCTGATTTAGAACAAGTTGAGCGTGTTACCGTTTACGGTGCCTTAACTTCTACACCTTTGTCTGAAATGGCAACTAGCATTTCTGTTTTAACCGAACAAGTTATCGAACAACGCCAAGCTCAGCACCTTGAAGAATTATTAAATCGCGCACCAAACGTGAATTTTGCATCAGGTGCCAGTCGAGGTCGTTTTGTACAAATTAGAGGGATTGGAGAACGTAGCCAATTTACCGATCCGGTTAATCCATCTGTAGGGTATCTAGTGGATGGTATTAATTACTCTGGTTTAATGGCTGGCGCCAGTACTTTTGATGTACAACAAGTTGAGATTTTTAAAGGACCCAATAGTGCACGTTTTGGTGCCGATGGTCTAGCTGGCATGATTAACGTTATCACCACAGAAGCCACTGACGATAGCAGTCTGAATGCTCAGTTTGGTGTGGCTAACTATGATAGTTGGAACGCAGGTGTAGCAGCCGGTGGCGCGATAAGTGATTCAGTTGATTACAGAGTGTCAGTGCATAAAAATGTTAGTGACGGCTTTGTAGAAAATACTTTTTTAAACCGTGATGACACAAATGGCTTAGACGAATTAACCGCTAGAGCTAAATTGAATTGGCAAGTTACTGACAATCTTAAAATCAAAACTGTGCTGCATTTAATTGATGTTGATAATGGTTATGATACTTTCTCTATCGCTCGAGACAGGTCCACTTTGTCAGACCAGCCAGGATTTGACCGTCAAGAAAGTGAAGCGTTGGCGGTGACTGCTGATTATCAAGGTTTAGAGTGGGCCAATTTACAGATTCAAGCTAGTGCTATGCAAGCAGATTTAGCCTATGGGTATGATGAAGATTGGACTTATGTAGGCTATGCACCGCAAGATCTAGTAAATGATCCAGAAGGGTATTATGTAGAATATTCTTCTACCGATTATTATTTTAGAGACCGTGGAGATAGTTCTGTACAAATTCAGCTCTCAAGCAAAGATAGTGTAGATAACGATTGGGTTATTGGCTTGTATTATTCTAAGGAAGATGAAGATTTACAACGTGAATATACATGGTTAAGCAGCTCATTTTTAAGTTCGGTGAACAGAAAAAATTACGCTTTATTCGGTCAGTATAAACATGTGTTATCTGATACCCAATGGATAACCTCTAGCCTACGATTAGCCTCACAAGAATTGTCTTATGTAGATTCTAATTCTCTTGATAGAAACTTAGATCATGATGACTGGGGGGCTGAGTTGAGCTATCACCAGAATGTAGGTGATACCAGTATGTTGTATTTGAGCTTAGTACGAAGTTATAAAATGGGTGGGGTTAACGGTCAGGCTATGAGCAAGCTAGACGACATCGAGAATCCCGTTTTACAACAAGCGGTATTAGATAATGTGGAATTTGCAGCTGAGTCATTAATAGGCTTGGAGTTTGGTATTAAAGGTAGTAATGAAGAAGGCACCTTGACCCTCGATTTCAGTACATTTTATCAAGAACGTGATGATGTACAGTTTAAAAACTCCATTGTAGAAGACCAATCGTTTATCGATTTTATCAACAATGCAGCGGATGGTAAAAACTACGGAATGGAAGTTAGCATCAATTACCTTGCCTCTGATAGCGTCGAGTTATTTGCCAACTTAGGTTATTTACGAACTGAAGTGACAGGCATGACGCGTGAAGTTAATGATGTTTTAGAAACTATCGATGGCAGAGAGCAAGCCCACGCGCCTAAGTATCAAGTGAACTTAGGAGTCATTACCGATTTGTCACCGAACCTGAAGTGGTTAGTAGAAGTGGATGCAAAAGACGATTTCTACTATTCATTTAGTCACGATAATCGATCTGAAAGTATAGCTTTAGTACATACCAGTTTAGATTATTCAATGGGCGACTGGGGGGTGAGTCTCTATGCCCGTAACTTGTTCGATAAAGAATATGCAAACCGTGGCTTCTTTTTTGGTAATGATCCTCGCGATCAATGGACCTCGCATGTTTATGAGCAGTTTGGTGAACCTAGACGTGTTGGTGTAAACGTAAAGTATCATTTTTAATCCATTCTATTTAATAATTTTGATTGGGTTGTTTAACCCAGTCTTTACTTAAGGAAGTTTATGAAATTAGCCGCTGAAATATCTATGTACCCGTTGAAAGATCAATATATCCAACCCATTCAAGATTTTATTGACCGTCTCAACACATATGAAAACTTAAAAGTTGTCACTACTGCAACTAGTACGACTGTATGTGGAGAGTATTTACCTACCATGCAATTGTTAGCTGAAGAAATGCAACGTAGCCATGAAAAAGTGGGACAAGCTATTTTTGTCTGCAAATTTTTGAATGGTGACAAAATGACGAACGAAATTTAATGGGGCAAGCTATTTCCCAAATAGTTGAACAATTTATCAATCAGTTTCAACAGCAGTCTGGGTTAGAAGCCATAGCTGTTTTATTGGCCTTAGCCTATGTGTGGTTAGCAGCTAAACAAAGTATCTGGTGTTGGCCTTGCGCTTTTATCGGCACGTCTATTTATACATACATATTTTGGGAAGTGTCTTTGCCATTTCATATGTTGCTCAATGCGTATTATATTTTTATGGCGGTTTATGGTTGGTGGCAATGGAATAAACCTGGATCTAAACACTTAAAGGTAATTAGTTGGACGTTCTCAAAACATATACTTTCAATTGTTGGATTAACTGTTTTGAGTTTTGTCTTAGCTTATTTAGCTAAATCAATTTTAGATGCCCAGCATCTATATTTAGACGCATTTATTACGGTTTTTAGTGTATTTACAACTATTTTGGTCGCACATAAAGTACGTGAAAATTGGATTTACTGGGCTGTGATCAATGCCTCTGGGGTTTATTTGTATATTGCTAAAGATTTATATTTAACCTCAGTGTTAACTACTTTGTACTTAGGCTTCTCTGTATACGGATATATTAATTGGGGTAAAGATAAGCAGTCAGACGTTTTACCTTCTGAAGCTTGAGTCGAGTAATTTAAATGATTCAATTATCAGCACAATTGATTTTAGAGGAGTTAATCTCTAGTGATTTGTTCTCAGATAATTGCCAACTAAAAGAGATAAAGGGTGGGGCGGTTAACAAAAGTTATCAACTACTGGATAACGACCGCCTTTACTTTGTTAAATCTTTCACCAGTGATGAAATGGTGAATATAGATAGGACTGAGCAATTTACTCAGCAGCAACACCTAGCTTTATTGGGCATGTGTGCTACTCCCCATTATTTATCATCTACCCAATCATTTCAGGTAGATACATGGTCTGAAGGTTTGTCTTTACTTGATGCTGATTTGACGGGTTTACAAAAATACCGTTATTTAGCCCAAACTTTAGTTAACATTCATAATATCGAAAACACGGCAGCGTTAGCTTTACCAAGTTTAGATTTACCCACTAAATGGCAAGAATATTTAAGCCTTTCTCAAATGAATTTAACTGCAACAGAATCTAATCAGCTACGACAGTGGGCCAAAGTTTGGTCTGATACAGATCCTGCAGATTTACGTGTCTGTCATAATGACTTATCGTTGCAACATGTATTAGTGGGTGAAAGTAGAATTGTGTTTGATTGGGAGTATGCAGCGTATTCTAATCGTTATTTTGATATTGCTTCTAGTCTACTGATTAATCGAGCGACTTTGGAATGTGAACAATGCTTATTGCTAGAATACTCAAAAATTACTGGTATCGATTTAGCTAAAATTATACAACAAGTGACTGTAATGAAGTCTTTAGCTGCACTTACTAACAAACTGTGGTTTAAGGCTGCAGATAAACAACTTGAAAACAAAAACGGTAGTTAATTGTTGTTTATCTACACATTTAGCTTAAAAAACGTGCGAACGATACAAGCAAGTGAATAGATTACACAAAATCACTTTACCTTTAGGCCGGCATAAGTATAATTCAGCCGGTCAGCAGGGGTGTAGTTCCAATTGGTAGAACGGCGGTCTCCAAAACCGACGGTTGTGGGTTCGAATCCCTCCACCCCTGCCAACTTTTCCTAAATTCTGTGCAATCTTCTGTATACACTTCCCGAACTACTAAAACTACTTCACATAATAATGCTCAATGAAGGTCTCTCCTCATTGGCGTAAACGCCTAGGTTCGCCCGCATTGCATATTTAACCAATGTTCTAATGAGCAGCTTGGCTATCGATACTTTACGAAATGTGGATGTAGTTAACCTGAATACTGGATAAGCTGAACCTCTCGATAACGCTCTTTTTGTGCCTAGCGGCGTTGGATTGTCTAGCAATAACACGTTATTACGTAGGACAATCCGCCTTGCTATACACGAAAAATTTCGTCACCGAGTGAGTATTCAGGTGAGGTGATTTGGACGAATGTTATTATGTTATTGAATTATATCGTTAAATTTATCTTGGACGATACTTCTTATTCAGAACTCAGGTTAGTTATTTTTAATAGAGGTCCAAGTAAGAGGAACCGAGGTTAGCCTCTAAGAACGGGAACACGCATCTATTGTTAATAGTCATGATTATGTGCCATTTAGATGGCTTGAAAGACTAGCTAGCGGATGCTGACAAAATCGAAGTTTGCTTGATGGTCGCTATACGGGTGAAAAAGTATTTAACAAGCAGGAGTCCAACATTTTTATATCGCAAGCCTGTGTAAAATGATACGCAGTTTTGTAAATTTAAAATTTCATAGGGTGGACACTAATATCCACAATATATTTATTTTCCAAAGCTGTTATCTGTTTTTTTAGTTCCCAGCACAACTATGAATACTGTGCAACGCCTAAGTACAAATGACAGTGCTGATAGGCGTTACATGAAATAAGGTTTTTATCTAACTTAAGAGCCGAATATCACTACAAAAATTGCAAAAATGAAGCCAAGACCAGCTATTTTAAGACCATTTTTGAAAATTGGATTTTTGGGCATAAATATTAAAAAAGACGATATGACGAAAAATAATAGTGATAAACCAAAGGTGATGTTTAGGATGAATAATGGACTGCCAGTTGTAGCCTTGTGGAGCTTAACCATTTTAGCTAAAGGTGCTGGATAGTCTTTTTTATTCAGCACAACTATTCCGCTACCTTTTTGGTAGCTACCTTGTTGAAAAGTGATTTGCTCTGCAGTATTGGTTAATACTTTAAAGTTTTTGATAGCCAGTGATTGATTTAAGGCTTCTGGAGTAAGTTGGGCCGCTATTTGTTTTTCGTCTGCATAGTTGAACTTTAAAAAGTCTGTTTTGCGAAAAATAAGTAGAATTCCACTGATTGAATATACCGCCATAATTCCAGCTAAAAAATAGCCTAACCAGCGGTGATATTTTCTAAAATCATTGTGCAGTTTTGCTGAAGCCATTAATATTCCTTAAGTTTGTCTAATATTGTTCTAGTAAAGTACTGATTTATTAGGTATTGAACAGAAGAGCACTTTCTGCAGTAGAAGGTGTTTTCATTTATCTTCTATTTACTGTTTTTAGTAGTTTGCATTTCCCGGTGTACGAGGAAAAGCAATCACGTCTCTGACATTTTGCATGCCAGTTACATATGCAACAAGGCGTTCAAATCCAAGTCCGAAACCGGCGTGAGGCACTGTACCGTATCTACGTAAGTCCCGGTACCAGCTGTAATCTTCTTGGTTTAAGTTCATTTCAGCTAAACGTCTGTCAAATACATCTAAACGTTCTTCACGTTGTGAACCACCAATGATTTCACCAATGCCTGGTGCTAGTACATCCATTGCCGCAACGGTTTTACCGTCATCATTAATACGCATGTAGAAAGCTTTAATATCTTTAGGGTAATTCTGCATGATAATAGGGGAGCCAACATGTTCTTCGGCTAAATAACGTTCATGCTCAGAAGATAAATCCACTCCCCAGCTCACAGGGAATTCGAACGATTTACCACAGTTTTGCAATATTTCGATGGCATCTGTGTAGTCCATACGCACAAAGTCTTGATCGATAACTTTTTCTAAGCGACTAATGGTTTCTTTATTGATGCGCTGAGCAAAAAATGCCATATCATCGGGACGCTCTGCCAGAACCGCTTTAAATACATATTTTAATAAGTCTTCAGATATCTGGGCAATATCGGCTAAATCAGCAAATGCTACTTCAGGCTCTATCATCCAAAACTCAGCCAAATGACGGCTAGTATTAGAATTTTCAGCTCTAAAAGTTGGACCAAAAGTGTAAATTTTTGACATGGCAGTGGCATAAGCTTCGCCGTTCAATTGGCCTGAAACCGTTAAGAAAGTTTCTTTGCCAAAAAAATCTTGGCTAAAATCTACGTCGCCTTTTTCGGTTCTCGGTAGGTTCATCATGTCTAAGGTCGACACTCTGAACATTTCTCCCGCACCTTCGGTATCACTTGCTGTTAGAATGGGGGTACTCACCCAGCAATAACCTTGTTCATGGAAAAATCTATGAATAGCCTGTGAAAGGCAGTTTCTAACTCGTGTGACGGCTCCGATTACATTGGTACGTGGGCGCAAATGTGCATGCTCACGTAAATACTCAATGCTATGACGTTTAGCAGACATTGGGTAAGTATCTGGGTTTTCTACCCAGCCAACAATATTAACGCTTTGGGCGTCTACTTCTAAAGATTGGCCTTGTCCCTCAGACGCTTTTAATAACCCAGTTACTACTAGCGAACAACTGGCGGTTAATTTTTGAATGTCGGCATAATTTTTAAGGGTATTGAGTGCAATGACTTGGATTGAATCGAAACAACTACCATCATGTAATGCAATAAATGATAAACCTGCCTTAGAATCACGGCGAGTTCTTACCCATCCTTTAATTGTGACTTGGTCACCAACTGAATATTTACCGGCAAAAATATCTGCCACTGCGGCGTGTGCCATTTACTTCTCTCTAATTATTTGGGTATTTAGGACCAGAGGGTCAGGTTAATCTGTTTATTTGATTAATTATCAAAATATATTTAATCGATTGTTCTTCCTAGGTTACTGGCTATTGTCATCCTGATAGATATTGGCCGAGACAACTCATATTTAATGGAAGTTTGAGATTAGTCGAAAACAATAATATATATTGTTTACCTAGCTAATTACACAAGATGTGTGATTTTACGCAGGTAGGTCATAGACTCAAGAAAAATCTATCTTTAATGTGCTAAGCCAAAGTGTTCTAATAAGACAATTGTTAATTAAAATGAAAACAAATGTGACTGTTCAAAAGCCTATTCTAAATAGAAGAAAGACTCCTCGGGAAAAGGATACCTTGTTTCAATGTATGGTTGCCTTCAATGTCTTGGGTTGGTTTGTCTTTCTGGCTGCAATCCTTGTTTTTCATGACGCTCGTCCTGAATTTGTGTCTGGAGTGCAAGAATTTTGGGGAGTGCAAGGACGACAAGAATGGTCTGAAACTTTAAGTTTTTATCTGGTTGCTTTGCTGTGTGGTTGCGTGTTTATTAGCTTGATTGTACTTTTAATGAAACGTAAACGTAATAGACGTGAAAGTGATCATTATGGAATTAATGGATATGTTTTAATGTTTGCAGCTGTATCGAGTTTGATTATCCTGTATTTTGAGTTTAATTCTTAGCTTGCCAAAGACATAATATAATTATCTAAAGCCTATATCTTTAATCATGGAAAGTAATCTGAAATTAACAATTAACCCAAATTTCCGTCATCAAATGTTACAAGTCGGCGTAGAAAAAACGCGAGTCTTTGTCATTGATGATTTCTTGTTAGATCTTAATCCATTGTTAAATAATGCCCATCAGAAAACATGTTTTAGTCCCGAGAAAGTCACTGCCTATCCTGGTATTCGAACTGAACTACCGGTGGCTTATACTGAACTGGTAGGGGATTTTTTAAAGCCTTTATTTGAACGGGTTTACCAAGTACCTAGTGAGTTAAATTATAGATTAAAGGCGGGTAAATATTCACAAATTTCTTTGATTGAAGATGAACTTGAAGAAAAACATTGTTTGCCACATTACGATAGTGTTAATCCTCATTATTTTGCGGTACTGCATTATATAAATCCAGGTGAATTTGGTGGTACATCTTTTTACCATCACAAACCAACAGGATTCGAAAACATCTATCAGTCCCGAAAAGTCGAATACTTGCAATCGGTCACTGATCATTTAAAAGCTCATTCTGGTACATTTTATCAGCAATATTTTGTCAAATCAGATGGGCACTTTGATTGCTCAGGAACTATCGGTTATCAACAAAATAGAATGCTTGTATATCCAGGTAGTTTGCTACATTCAGCAGTCATTAACCCTGTTAACGATATTAGTAGCAATGTGAAAGTAGGGCGTTTAACTGCCAATATGTTTATTGATTTTGAGAAGTAAATCCTTTTTCATTATATAATTTGTTAATACTTGCTGTTTCAATCGTATTTGTTGTTTGGACACGACTGTGAATCCTTTGGCTATAAAAAAATATTTAGCAGTAATGCTGACATTCGCAGTGAGTTGTTTTATGTTCTTTTGTGCAGCGAGTTGATGAATATGTTGCATTAAGGCACTACCCACACCTTTGCCTTGATGTTTATGGTGACAAAAGAAATGGTCTATATAACCACTAGTTTGTAAGTCACAGTAACCGATAATTTGCTGATTAGTTACACAAACAAAAGGGCCCAGCGAACGGATCTTTTTTTGCCAAGCTATCATATCTCGATCTTCAGGAGCCCAAACATCTAGCTGTTGTTGGGTGTAGTCATGGTTATTAACATTATGCACAGTATCGAAAAATAGTTTATGTAGAATGGGCTCTTCAGCTGGCTGATAAGGTCTAATTTGCATAAATATATGAGTGACAGGACTAAGATTTTTAGCATAATAGATTGTTGTGTGATATTCCAATATTGGATATTTGTCATTGACTCAAAGACTATGAAAAGTAAACTGCTAGTTAGTAATAAAATGTTATAAAAATATATTTCACGCCATCTTAGAAGAGGTTCTATAGGTTATGTTATGGATGTAAAGTTCCGTCAGTTGATAGAGTTAGGGGCCGGAAAGTTTGAGCATGTAGATGCCGCATTGATAGAGCACCTAGAAGGTACTCGTTGCACTCTAAAATCTTGGTCTGCAAATGAGACCTTACAAGATGCAGGATTATATTATTTAGCTTACTATGGCCAAGATTCCTCCTATGATACAAAGCAAAGAGTAAGTGTTGCCAATGTTTTGGGGGAGAATGTAGAACAGCTTATTTATTATTATTTTTGTTGTGATTTTACTCCTTTATTGGAACAAATTGATCAACAAAGGGCCAATC
The sequence above is a segment of the Paraglaciecola sp. L3A3 genome. Coding sequences within it:
- a CDS encoding DUF6817 domain-containing protein; its protein translation is MDVKFRQLIELGAGKFEHVDAALIEHLEGTRCTLKSWSANETLQDAGLYYLAYYGQDSSYDTKQRVSVANVLGENVEQLIYYYFCCDFTPLLEQIDQQRANLYHNFISEKEPLSLDMLKALCELDAAIFVDRALHGTKRTVQQNKILQTKFKITQQFLSLAAKRKLNQHFF